The Candidatus Hydrogenedentota bacterium genome includes a window with the following:
- the mreD gene encoding rod shape-determining protein MreD has protein sequence MMPMATVRKNAIWLFAVVLAAMLETTWIERIRLLDVVPNLTLLMVVFFAIIEGEERAMFTGAIGGIFQDVASNAALGHHIFCNVIVGYAAARVASRMITEHPAAKAALVFSATIVFGLLFVGVTYVQDPATAAFRNIVERVVPESFYTALFTPVMFFLLDRVFRKPKREWTLNKGAV, from the coding sequence ATGATGCCGATGGCGACGGTGCGCAAGAACGCCATTTGGCTTTTCGCGGTCGTGCTCGCGGCGATGCTCGAAACAACGTGGATCGAGCGGATTCGTCTGCTCGACGTGGTACCGAACCTCACGCTTTTGATGGTGGTGTTTTTCGCGATTATCGAAGGCGAAGAGCGCGCGATGTTCACCGGCGCGATCGGCGGCATCTTCCAGGACGTGGCGAGCAACGCGGCGCTTGGTCACCACATTTTCTGCAACGTGATCGTCGGCTACGCGGCGGCGCGCGTGGCGTCGCGCATGATCACCGAACATCCCGCGGCGAAGGCGGCGCTCGTTTTCAGCGCGACGATTGTGTTTGGCCTGCTGTTCGTCGGCGTCACGTACGTGCAAGACCCCGCAACCGCCGCGTTCAGGAACATCGTCGAACGGGTGGTGCCGGAGTCGTTTTACACGGCGCTGTTCACGCCTGTGATGTTCTTCCTTCTGGACCGCGTTTTTCGCAAGCCCAAGCGCGAGTGGACGCTCAACAAGGGGGCCGTCTAA
- a CDS encoding rod shape-determining protein MreC yields MQLSRRIRENRPTLVLAALVGLSVMSLASGTRGNVISNALSTAGSVIAYPFWRVFHAIDNGTRYATGFVVAYDASQKEAADLRTEIVALVPRIADRDAVYEENLRLKEMIGYVASQPRLDLVASKVLPLSSDPITAATISNKAGVLVVDRGSIHGVEPAMCAMTKDGVAGVVIDVKPTLSYIATLHSDRCQIAAMIGRDKRVRATVHGSGSDYSHICRLEHIDTKDIVRVGDEVLTCGSGIFPAEYPIGKIVEVENSGTLFQVAYIEPYADPYSVDEIFLVKRAQPTLPELTGIDENAEVPAVPQPPPLDDDTVKTVRREDKTAFALPDDRTMQERYAP; encoded by the coding sequence GTGCAACTGTCGCGACGCATACGCGAGAACCGCCCCACCCTTGTACTGGCCGCGCTGGTCGGCCTGTCTGTCATGTCGCTCGCCTCGGGCACGCGCGGCAACGTGATCTCGAACGCCCTCTCCACCGCGGGTTCCGTCATCGCCTATCCGTTCTGGCGCGTGTTTCACGCGATCGACAACGGCACGCGCTACGCGACGGGGTTCGTGGTGGCATATGACGCGTCACAAAAGGAAGCGGCCGACCTGCGAACCGAGATTGTCGCGCTCGTTCCACGGATAGCGGACCGCGACGCGGTCTACGAAGAGAATCTACGGCTCAAGGAAATGATCGGATACGTGGCGTCCCAGCCGCGGCTCGATCTCGTGGCGTCGAAAGTCTTGCCGCTGTCATCCGACCCGATCACCGCCGCGACGATCTCGAACAAGGCGGGCGTGCTGGTAGTGGACCGCGGATCGATCCATGGCGTCGAGCCGGCGATGTGCGCGATGACGAAAGACGGTGTGGCCGGCGTGGTCATCGACGTGAAGCCCACGCTCTCGTATATCGCCACGCTGCACAGCGACCGTTGCCAGATCGCCGCAATGATCGGGCGCGACAAGCGCGTGCGCGCGACGGTACACGGCAGCGGCAGCGATTACAGCCACATCTGCCGCCTGGAACATATCGACACGAAAGACATCGTGCGAGTGGGCGACGAAGTGCTCACGTGCGGCAGCGGCATCTTTCCCGCCGAATATCCCATTGGAAAGATCGTCGAGGTTGAAAACAGCGGCACCTTGTTTCAGGTCGCGTACATCGAACCCTACGCGGACCCGTACAGCGTGGACGAAATCTTCCTCGTGAAACGCGCGCAACCGACCCTGCCCGAACTGACGGGAATCGACGAGAACGCAGAAGTCCCCGCTGTACCACAACCTCCGCCTTTGGACGACGACACGGTGAAAACCGTCCGACGCGAGGACAAGACGGCGTTCGCACTGCCGGACGATCGGACGATGCAGGAGCGGTACGCGCCATGA
- a CDS encoding rod shape-determining protein: MFRSLLSYLPGLFSHDMGIDLGTANTLVYVKGQGIVLSEPSVVAINKDTGKVKAVGNEGKSMIGRTPGNIVAIRPMKDGVIADFEITEAMLRYFIQKVHNRSRLVMPRVAICVPSGITAVEKRAVTESASQAGAKKVFTIEEPMAAAIGAGLPVHEPQGCMIVDIGGGTTEVAVISLGGIVHVNSVRVAGDEMDQAIIQHLKRTYNMMVGERTAEEIKIAIGSAYPLKEEMEMQVKGRDQVMGLPKILTITSEEIREALREPVASIVNAVRVTLERTPPELSADIVDRGVVLAGGGALLRGLDQLLAKETGLHVTVAEDPLTAVVLGTGKYLEGIRRFNEEA; encoded by the coding sequence ATGTTTCGTTCGTTGCTGAGTTATCTTCCGGGCCTGTTCTCGCACGACATGGGTATCGATCTGGGTACGGCGAACACGCTCGTTTACGTCAAGGGCCAGGGCATCGTCCTGAGCGAGCCTTCCGTCGTCGCCATCAACAAGGATACCGGCAAGGTGAAGGCCGTCGGCAACGAGGGCAAGAGCATGATCGGCCGCACGCCGGGCAACATCGTGGCGATTCGTCCGATGAAGGACGGCGTTATCGCGGACTTCGAAATCACGGAGGCGATGCTGCGGTACTTCATTCAGAAGGTACACAACCGCAGCCGGCTGGTGATGCCGCGCGTGGCGATTTGCGTGCCGTCGGGAATTACGGCGGTCGAGAAGCGCGCAGTGACGGAAAGCGCGTCGCAGGCGGGCGCGAAGAAGGTGTTTACGATCGAGGAGCCAATGGCGGCGGCGATTGGCGCGGGCCTGCCAGTGCACGAGCCGCAGGGCTGCATGATTGTGGACATCGGCGGCGGCACGACGGAAGTGGCGGTGATCTCGCTGGGCGGAATTGTGCACGTGAACTCGGTGCGCGTCGCGGGCGACGAAATGGACCAGGCGATCATTCAGCACCTGAAGCGCACCTATAATATGATGGTCGGCGAGCGGACCGCGGAAGAGATCAAGATTGCGATCGGTTCCGCCTATCCGTTGAAGGAAGAAATGGAGATGCAGGTCAAGGGCCGTGACCAGGTCATGGGCCTGCCCAAGATATTGACGATCACGTCGGAGGAGATTCGCGAAGCGTTGCGCGAGCCGGTGGCGTCGATCGTTAATGCCGTGCGCGTGACGCTCGAACGAACGCCGCCCGAATTGTCTGCCGACATTGTGGACCGCGGTGTCGTGTTGGCCGGAGGCGGCGCGTTGTTGCGCGGACTGGACCAGTTGCTCGCGAAGGAGACGGGGCTTCACGTGACCGTCGCGGAAGACCCGCTGACCGCCGTCGTGCTCGGCACCGGCAAGTATCTGGAAGGAATTCGCCGCTTTAACGAAGAAGCTTAA
- a CDS encoding PQQ-binding-like beta-propeller repeat protein, with protein sequence MSKPSNTGLKGPAIAVALIVLCFVVYQIGFAPGPPAGPKPASKSPVEPEPPSAPEPKQDGAAGPAPAAAAALADVPVTKTWPTYHGGPELCGYSNVSAPGKPTVLWQYIAPGAIRQPVAGDDRGVYAATTDGWIVALDLAGQERWKTQLMRAAADGGVETTERLNAPIACFRSTVAIGSNAGIVHALDAGTGEPKWTYDIGGEVLGAVNCFVPDDASQSALLYAIERGQGVLHCINLDTGAHVWRTDPIARTDGSMAVADGTVVYGSCDFALHVYGAPDGKRGGAIALCGDCQVASGPAVAGSEIYSGSRSGHFYRADAKTGAIVWTNEDCTDEIFTTPAIGNDAVVFGSEDGKIYCLDRASGALRWAFESGGLPTSPIIAADRVLAGVDGELIVLSLETGEEVWRHEVSDGIAAPSIVNGTIVVGSEDGTVIAFGAKP encoded by the coding sequence ATGTCGAAACCGTCCAACACCGGTCTGAAAGGTCCCGCGATTGCAGTCGCCCTGATCGTCCTCTGTTTCGTTGTGTACCAGATTGGATTTGCGCCGGGTCCGCCGGCGGGTCCAAAACCTGCGTCGAAATCGCCAGTGGAACCGGAACCGCCCTCGGCACCTGAACCAAAACAGGACGGTGCGGCCGGTCCTGCGCCCGCAGCGGCGGCGGCCTTGGCGGATGTCCCCGTCACGAAGACCTGGCCAACGTACCACGGTGGCCCCGAGTTGTGCGGATACTCCAACGTGTCGGCTCCCGGCAAGCCAACGGTGCTTTGGCAGTACATCGCGCCCGGCGCGATTCGCCAGCCGGTTGCCGGTGACGATCGAGGCGTGTACGCGGCGACCACGGATGGTTGGATCGTCGCGCTGGACTTGGCGGGACAGGAGCGCTGGAAGACGCAACTGATGCGCGCGGCAGCGGATGGCGGCGTTGAGACCACGGAGCGATTGAACGCGCCGATCGCGTGCTTTCGATCCACGGTGGCGATCGGATCGAATGCGGGCATTGTGCACGCCCTCGATGCGGGTACCGGCGAACCGAAGTGGACGTACGATATAGGCGGCGAAGTGCTCGGCGCGGTGAACTGCTTCGTGCCAGACGACGCCTCGCAATCGGCGTTGCTTTACGCAATCGAACGAGGTCAAGGCGTGTTGCACTGCATCAATCTCGATACCGGGGCGCACGTGTGGCGCACGGACCCCATTGCGCGGACGGACGGATCGATGGCCGTCGCGGACGGTACGGTTGTGTATGGCAGTTGCGATTTCGCGCTGCACGTGTACGGCGCGCCGGACGGCAAACGAGGCGGCGCGATCGCGTTGTGCGGCGATTGCCAGGTCGCGAGCGGACCGGCCGTGGCGGGCAGCGAGATTTATTCCGGTAGTCGCAGCGGACATTTCTATCGCGCGGACGCAAAGACCGGCGCAATCGTATGGACGAACGAGGACTGCACGGACGAGATTTTCACGACGCCCGCAATCGGGAACGACGCCGTGGTGTTCGGATCGGAAGACGGAAAAATATATTGCCTCGATCGCGCGTCGGGCGCGCTGAGGTGGGCATTCGAGTCAGGCGGGCTGCCGACCTCGCCGATCATCGCAGCGGACAGAGTGCTCGCCGGCGTGGATGGCGAACTGATAGTCCTGTCGCTCGAAACCGGCGAAGAAGTCTGGCGTCACGAGGTGAGCGACGGCATCGCCGCGCCATCGATCGTCAACGGCACGATCGTCGTCGGCAGCGAAGACGGCACGGTCATCGCCTTTGGCGCAAAGCCATGA
- a CDS encoding helix-turn-helix domain-containing protein, which yields MDSDILTVDEAAAILQVPHEVVLNLLVTSELPGRNLGGGQWRTTRRALISFIDGVPIQAGCCGSEMCCSAAAGGRGCC from the coding sequence ATGGATTCCGACATCCTTACCGTGGACGAAGCCGCGGCAATCCTACAGGTTCCCCACGAAGTCGTGCTCAATCTCCTTGTTACGAGCGAGTTACCGGGGCGCAATCTGGGTGGCGGCCAGTGGCGCACCACCCGTAGGGCGCTGATCAGTTTCATTGACGGCGTGCCGATTCAGGCGGGCTGTTGTGGATCGGAGATGTGCTGTTCGGCGGCTGCGGGCGGGCGCGGGTGCTGCTGA
- a CDS encoding TM0996/MTH895 family glutaredoxin-like protein translates to MKKLQILGSGCPSCNRLAELTKQAATEMNVEFELEKVTQIDRILSFDVPGTPALVVDGEVRLVGRVPSVGELKELIK, encoded by the coding sequence ATGAAGAAACTGCAAATCCTTGGCAGCGGTTGCCCCTCGTGCAACCGGCTCGCCGAGTTGACCAAACAGGCCGCCACCGAAATGAACGTCGAATTCGAGCTGGAGAAGGTTACCCAGATCGACCGCATTTTGTCGTTCGATGTGCCCGGCACCCCGGCGCTGGTTGTGGACGGCGAGGTGCGGCTGGTGGGTCGTGTACCTTCGGTGGGTGAACTCAAGGAACTGATCAAATAG
- a CDS encoding sulfite exporter TauE/SafE family protein: MSEWLVAAGAAFWLGVLTSVSPCLLATNVAAISFLARRVDSIRFVLISCTCYIAGQAAAFVLLAMTLVTSLLSVPSVAHFLQAYMFRLLGPILIVCALFLFELFAVQIGSGRLKAWAQARANAGGFWVAALLGIVFAMSFCPTTAALFFGSLLPLAIARESSFFLPLVYAMGVAAPVIVFSLIIAVSANRLTAAFARVGNAERFARYATAAIFLVVGLFFTLSYTLELF, translated from the coding sequence GTGAGCGAATGGCTCGTCGCGGCGGGCGCCGCCTTCTGGCTCGGCGTGCTGACGTCGGTTAGTCCGTGCCTGTTGGCGACGAACGTCGCGGCGATCTCGTTTCTGGCGCGCCGGGTGGACAGCATCCGGTTTGTGCTCATTTCCTGCACCTGCTACATCGCAGGACAAGCCGCGGCGTTTGTGCTGTTGGCGATGACACTGGTTACAAGCCTGCTCTCGGTGCCGTCCGTCGCGCACTTCCTCCAAGCGTACATGTTTCGCTTGCTCGGTCCGATCCTCATAGTGTGCGCGTTGTTTCTATTCGAGTTGTTTGCAGTCCAAATCGGCTCGGGCCGGCTTAAGGCGTGGGCGCAGGCGCGCGCGAACGCGGGCGGGTTCTGGGTGGCGGCGTTGTTGGGAATTGTTTTCGCGATGTCGTTCTGCCCGACGACGGCGGCGCTGTTTTTCGGCAGTTTGCTGCCCCTCGCCATCGCACGCGAATCGAGTTTCTTCCTGCCTCTGGTTTATGCGATGGGTGTTGCGGCGCCGGTCATCGTGTTTAGTCTGATCATTGCCGTGTCCGCGAACCGGCTGACGGCGGCGTTTGCGCGGGTCGGCAACGCGGAACGGTTCGCGCGCTACGCGACCGCGGCCATATTCCTGGTGGTCGGACTGTTCTTCACTCTGTCGTATACCTTGGAGTTGTTCTAG
- a CDS encoding PQQ-binding-like beta-propeller repeat protein encodes MSFLSVDLDTIGNNPRVSFYAVAGTTLLCTVVSVAALVAWLQYDPTTTMHAEVPGNDGLPVGGAAKKAKLDLSGIFAAFDGQPSTAPGEWTNFRGADFSNVAKDAPKLADSWGPEGPPVLWKVPVGDGYASPAVLDGRVYLMDYDLQTRADAIRCLSLDDGREIWRRSYNNNIKRNHGMSRTIPAVTKEYLVVMGPKCHVLCLDTATGDFKWGIDLQAEYGTVEPLWYTGQCPIIDNGQAIIAPCGKDVLMMGVDCATGEVKWKVPNPNGWNMSHASVVPMTVAGKRMYVYGAIGGTFGVSAEPDSLGALLWEIPFDAKVIAPSAIAAGDDLIFATTGYGRGSRLLKLTPAGDKMNVDIVYDKTPDKVLACEQQTPIYHNGLLYGIMPKEAGALGRQFVCYKPDGTLVWSSGPSNRFGLGPFILADNKFYILGDEAELTMFDATKQEFVQLGHADILPGHDAWGPFTLAGSRLILRDMNTLACVELGAAS; translated from the coding sequence ATGTCGTTCCTGAGCGTCGATCTCGATACGATTGGCAACAATCCACGCGTGAGTTTCTATGCCGTCGCGGGGACCACGTTGCTCTGCACGGTCGTGTCCGTCGCCGCGCTCGTGGCCTGGCTTCAATATGACCCCACGACCACCATGCACGCCGAAGTCCCCGGCAACGACGGCCTGCCCGTTGGCGGCGCGGCCAAGAAAGCCAAGCTGGACCTGTCCGGCATTTTCGCGGCGTTTGACGGCCAACCCTCCACCGCACCCGGCGAGTGGACGAATTTCCGCGGCGCCGATTTCAGCAACGTCGCGAAAGACGCGCCCAAACTCGCGGATTCCTGGGGTCCGGAGGGACCGCCGGTCTTGTGGAAAGTCCCTGTGGGCGATGGATACGCCTCGCCGGCCGTACTCGATGGCCGCGTGTACCTGATGGACTACGATCTGCAGACCCGCGCGGACGCTATCCGCTGTCTGTCGTTGGACGACGGCAGAGAAATCTGGCGGCGCTCGTACAACAACAACATCAAGCGCAACCACGGCATGTCGCGCACGATCCCCGCGGTCACAAAAGAGTATCTCGTCGTGATGGGTCCGAAGTGTCACGTGCTGTGCCTCGATACGGCGACCGGCGACTTCAAGTGGGGCATCGATCTTCAGGCCGAATACGGCACCGTCGAGCCGCTTTGGTACACGGGACAGTGCCCGATCATCGACAACGGCCAGGCGATCATTGCGCCGTGCGGTAAAGACGTGCTGATGATGGGCGTGGACTGCGCGACGGGCGAAGTGAAGTGGAAGGTGCCGAACCCGAACGGCTGGAACATGTCGCACGCCTCCGTCGTACCGATGACGGTTGCGGGCAAGCGCATGTACGTGTACGGCGCCATTGGCGGCACCTTCGGCGTGTCCGCCGAACCCGACTCGCTTGGGGCGCTTTTGTGGGAAATCCCGTTTGACGCGAAGGTCATCGCGCCGTCCGCGATCGCCGCGGGCGACGATTTAATATTCGCAACGACGGGTTACGGCCGCGGCAGCCGCTTGCTGAAACTCACACCCGCCGGCGACAAGATGAATGTCGATATCGTGTACGACAAAACGCCGGACAAAGTCCTTGCGTGCGAACAGCAAACGCCGATTTACCATAACGGCCTCTTGTACGGAATCATGCCGAAGGAAGCCGGCGCGCTTGGGCGCCAGTTCGTCTGTTACAAGCCCGACGGCACCCTGGTCTGGTCCAGCGGACCGAGCAACCGCTTTGGCCTTGGCCCGTTCATTCTCGCCGACAACAAGTTCTACATACTCGGCGACGAAGCCGAACTCACGATGTTTGACGCAACGAAACAGGAGTTCGTGCAGCTCGGCCACGCCGACATCCTGCCTGGCCACGATGCGTGGGGGCCGTTTACGCTCGCGGGTTCGCGCTTGATCCTGCGCGACATGAACACGCTTGCGTGCGTCGAATTGGGGGCCGCGTCATGA
- a CDS encoding 4Fe-4S binding protein produces MSEPVAFDRRDFMRGAAAVAFAGGAYALVGEKGDDMLWQLDPNKCTQCGRCTTHCVLPHSAVKCLNQFNICGYCDLCFGYLQPGSRDRDTGAENQLCPTAAIKRTFIEDPYYEYIIDEEKCIGCAKCVKACLVFGNASFYLQIRQDICINCNECSIAKACPSDSFMKVPASTPYIYLTGDFESTISQPSASPNPPQTTLGPKESAPA; encoded by the coding sequence ATGAGTGAACCGGTTGCATTCGATCGGCGCGATTTCATGCGCGGCGCGGCCGCGGTCGCGTTTGCGGGCGGCGCTTACGCACTCGTCGGCGAAAAGGGCGACGACATGCTCTGGCAGTTGGACCCCAACAAGTGCACCCAATGCGGACGCTGCACGACGCACTGTGTCTTGCCGCACTCGGCGGTGAAGTGCCTCAACCAGTTCAACATCTGCGGCTACTGCGATCTGTGTTTCGGTTACCTGCAACCGGGATCGCGCGACCGCGACACCGGCGCGGAAAACCAGCTTTGCCCGACCGCTGCCATCAAGCGCACGTTCATCGAGGACCCGTACTACGAGTACATCATCGACGAGGAGAAGTGCATCGGCTGCGCCAAGTGCGTGAAGGCGTGCCTCGTCTTCGGCAACGCGTCGTTCTACCTGCAAATCCGTCAGGACATCTGCATCAACTGCAACGAGTGTTCGATCGCGAAGGCCTGCCCGTCCGATTCGTTCATGAAGGTGCCGGCGTCCACGCCGTACATTTATCTTACGGGCGACTTTGAGTCCACGATTTCGCAGCCGTCCGCCAGTCCGAATCCGCCGCAAACAACCCTGGGACCGAAGGAAAGTGCGCCAGCTTAA